One window of the Streptomyces sp. ITFR-21 genome contains the following:
- a CDS encoding peptidoglycan D,D-transpeptidase FtsI family protein, with translation MTDPRRPRDEAPRRRPGPRPAAGTPARRAGGPPRPPRPRHPAGPKAVRLGRPRPRLRLVGVALTLVMAVFVVRLLQVQAVDASAYSAKAAVNRWVTHEVVADRGTITDRSGVDLATTVDAFDITADPYLFSYAQTKVKDAPQQAAQLLAPIVGGDAATITRQLSAPHSRYQLIAHLQSPQVWNQIKDLKSAFAAKSAAGRGADVLAGVFSEPHTKRVYPAGDLAAGVIGFVNAEGQGAGGLESMFDKQLSGTNGTIRYAQSNGRQVPTAGSQEKPAVPGSDVELTLDRDIQWAAQSAITAQVAKSAADRGYVIVQDSRTGQVLAMADAPGFDPGDLAHADPAALGNAAVQDAYEPGSVSKVMSMAAILDTGTATPATRVTVPGTLPRADRVFHDDVDHGTWYLTLNGVLAKSSNIGTILASGQLGPTQPQANRVLYAYLRKFGIGVPTGVGLPGETPGILAEPQDWNASQQYTIPFGQGLSVNALQATSVYSTIANGGVRVEPSLVRGVTGPDGRFVPAPAPQRTRVVSAATAKTLSEMLESVVGSEEGTGVNARIAGYRVAGKTGTANRVDPKTGRYKGYTSSFLGFAPADNPRVTVSCVIQNPTRGSYFGGSICGPVFQQVMTFALKSLDVAPSGHPAPQLPIEFDPGQPLPAVTPKGP, from the coding sequence GTGACCGATCCCCGCCGCCCCCGCGACGAAGCCCCCCGCCGCCGCCCCGGACCGCGCCCGGCCGCCGGCACCCCGGCGCGGCGGGCCGGCGGGCCGCCCCGGCCGCCGAGGCCGCGGCACCCGGCGGGCCCCAAGGCGGTCCGGCTCGGCCGGCCCCGGCCCCGGCTGCGCCTGGTGGGCGTGGCGCTGACCCTGGTGATGGCCGTCTTCGTGGTACGCCTGCTCCAGGTCCAGGCCGTGGACGCCTCCGCGTACTCCGCCAAGGCCGCCGTCAACCGCTGGGTGACGCACGAGGTGGTCGCCGACCGTGGCACGATCACCGACCGGTCCGGCGTCGACCTGGCCACCACCGTGGACGCGTTCGACATCACCGCCGACCCCTATCTCTTCAGCTACGCGCAGACCAAGGTCAAGGACGCCCCGCAGCAGGCGGCCCAGCTGCTCGCGCCCATCGTCGGCGGCGACGCCGCCACGATCACCCGGCAGCTGTCCGCCCCGCACTCCCGCTACCAGCTGATCGCCCACCTCCAGTCCCCGCAGGTCTGGAACCAGATCAAGGACCTCAAGTCCGCCTTCGCCGCCAAGTCCGCCGCCGGCCGCGGCGCCGACGTCCTGGCCGGCGTCTTCAGCGAGCCGCACACCAAGCGGGTCTACCCGGCAGGCGATCTCGCGGCCGGCGTGATCGGCTTCGTCAACGCCGAGGGCCAGGGCGCCGGCGGCCTGGAGTCGATGTTCGACAAGCAGCTGTCCGGCACCAACGGCACGATCCGCTACGCCCAGTCCAACGGCCGCCAGGTCCCCACCGCCGGCAGCCAGGAGAAGCCCGCCGTGCCCGGCTCCGATGTGGAGCTGACCCTCGACCGGGACATCCAGTGGGCCGCGCAGAGCGCCATCACCGCCCAGGTGGCGAAGTCCGCGGCCGACCGCGGCTACGTGATCGTGCAGGACTCCCGCACCGGCCAGGTGCTCGCCATGGCCGACGCCCCCGGCTTCGACCCCGGCGACCTCGCCCACGCCGACCCCGCCGCCCTCGGCAACGCGGCGGTGCAGGACGCGTACGAGCCCGGCAGCGTCAGCAAGGTGATGTCCATGGCGGCCATACTCGACACCGGCACCGCCACCCCGGCGACCCGCGTCACCGTCCCCGGCACCCTGCCGCGCGCCGACCGGGTCTTCCACGACGACGTCGACCACGGCACCTGGTACCTGACCCTCAACGGCGTGCTCGCCAAGTCCAGCAACATCGGCACCATCCTGGCCAGCGGGCAGCTCGGCCCGACCCAGCCGCAGGCCAACCGGGTGCTGTACGCGTACCTGAGGAAGTTCGGCATCGGCGTGCCGACCGGCGTCGGCCTTCCCGGCGAGACCCCCGGCATCCTCGCCGAGCCGCAGGACTGGAACGCCTCGCAGCAGTACACCATCCCCTTCGGCCAGGGCCTGTCCGTCAACGCCCTCCAGGCCACCTCCGTCTACTCCACCATCGCCAACGGCGGGGTACGCGTCGAGCCGTCGCTGGTCCGCGGCGTCACCGGCCCCGACGGCCGTTTCGTGCCGGCCCCGGCGCCCCAGCGGACCCGGGTCGTCAGCGCCGCGACCGCCAAGACGCTCTCCGAGATGCTGGAGTCGGTCGTCGGCAGCGAGGAGGGCACCGGGGTCAACGCCCGGATCGCGGGCTACCGGGTCGCGGGCAAGACCGGTACGGCCAACCGGGTGGACCCGAAAACCGGCCGTTACAAGGGCTACACCTCCTCGTTCCTGGGCTTCGCGCCCGCCGACAACCCCCGGGTCACCGTCTCCTGTGTCATCCAGAACCCGACCAGGGGCAGTTACTTCGGCGGCTCGATCTGCGGCCCGGTCTTCCAGCAGGTGATGACCTTCGCGCTGAAGAGCCTGGACGTAGCGCCCTCGGGACACCCCGCCCCCCAGCTGCCGATCGAGTTCGACCCCGGCCAGCCGCTGCCCGCCGTCACCCCCAAGGGACCGTGA
- the rsmH gene encoding 16S rRNA (cytosine(1402)-N(4))-methyltransferase RsmH, translating to MSNPSPSPRHVPVMLRRCLDLLAPALAEPGAVVVDATLGLGGHSEALLGTFPSARLIGIDRDQEALKLSAERLAPFGDRATLVHAVYDELPEVLARLDVPRAQGVLFDLGVSSMQLDEADRGFAYAQDAPLDMRMDQSAGISAAEVLNTYPPGELVRILRSYGEEKFARKIVDAVVRQREREPFTTSARLVELIRDALPQAAKRTGGNPAKRTFQALRIEVNGELAVLERAVPAAVAALSVGGRIAVLSYQSLEDRLVKQVLAAGAATTAPPGLPVVPEQYQPRLKLLTRGAELPTEDEIAENRRSAPARLRGAERIREDTR from the coding sequence ATGAGCAACCCGTCCCCATCCCCGCGGCACGTCCCCGTGATGCTGCGGCGCTGCCTCGACCTGCTGGCGCCCGCGCTCGCCGAGCCGGGCGCCGTGGTGGTGGACGCCACGCTCGGGCTCGGCGGCCACAGCGAGGCGCTGCTGGGCACCTTCCCCTCGGCGCGGCTGATCGGCATCGACCGCGACCAGGAGGCGCTCAAGCTCTCCGCGGAGCGGCTGGCGCCCTTCGGCGACCGCGCCACCCTGGTGCACGCCGTGTACGACGAGCTGCCCGAGGTGCTGGCCCGGCTGGACGTGCCCAGGGCGCAGGGCGTCCTGTTCGACCTCGGTGTGTCGTCCATGCAGCTCGACGAGGCCGACCGCGGCTTCGCCTACGCGCAGGACGCGCCGCTGGACATGCGGATGGACCAGTCGGCCGGGATCAGCGCGGCCGAGGTGCTCAACACCTACCCGCCGGGCGAGCTGGTCCGGATCCTGCGCTCCTACGGCGAGGAGAAGTTCGCCCGCAAGATCGTGGACGCGGTGGTCCGGCAGCGGGAACGGGAGCCCTTCACCACCAGCGCGCGGCTGGTGGAGCTGATCCGGGACGCGCTGCCGCAGGCCGCCAAGCGCACCGGCGGCAACCCCGCGAAGCGGACGTTCCAGGCGCTGCGGATCGAGGTCAACGGGGAGCTGGCGGTCCTGGAGCGGGCGGTGCCCGCGGCGGTCGCGGCCCTCTCGGTCGGCGGCCGGATCGCGGTCCTGTCCTACCAGTCCCTGGAGGACCGCCTGGTCAAGCAGGTCCTCGCGGCGGGTGCGGCCACCACCGCGCCGCCCGGCCTGCCGGTGGTCCCCGAGCAGTACCAGCCGCGTTTGAAACTCCTCACCCGCGGCGCCGAACTCCCCACCGAGGACGAGATCGCCGAGAACCGCAGGTCCGCCCCGGCGAGGCTGCGCGGCGCCGAGCGGATCCGCGAGGACACCCGATGA
- the mraZ gene encoding division/cell wall cluster transcriptional repressor MraZ yields the protein MFLGTYTPRLDDKNRLVLPARFRDALADGLVITRGQERCLCVWPVDGFTAATEQLSAAPLTSKSARDYLRVLFAGAHDEVPDRQGRVTVPQPLREYAGLVRDCAVIGANTRVEIWAADAWGGYLAAQEDTFSALSQEVPPGLL from the coding sequence ATGTTCCTCGGGACGTACACCCCTCGGCTGGACGACAAGAACCGCCTGGTGCTGCCCGCCCGGTTCCGTGACGCGCTGGCCGACGGGCTGGTGATCACCCGCGGACAGGAGCGCTGCCTGTGCGTGTGGCCGGTCGACGGCTTCACGGCGGCCACCGAGCAGCTGTCCGCGGCCCCGCTCACCTCCAAGTCCGCCCGCGACTACCTGCGGGTGCTGTTCGCCGGCGCGCACGACGAGGTGCCGGACCGGCAGGGCCGGGTGACGGTGCCGCAGCCGCTGCGGGAGTACGCCGGGCTGGTCCGCGACTGCGCGGTGATCGGCGCCAACACGCGGGTGGAGATCTGGGCGGCCGACGCCTGGGGCGGCTATCTGGCGGCCCAGGAAGACACCTTTTCGGCCCTGTCACAGGAGGTTCCGCCCGGATTACTGTGA
- a CDS encoding beta-class carbonic anhydrase produces MSISASGLTGPAEPAATPSETSGTASVTDRLVAANRSYAADFHDPGMGAAPVLQVAVVACMDARIDLHKALGLELGDCHTIRNAGGVVTDDTIRSLTISQRALGTRSVVLIHHTGCGLQSITEDFRGDLEREVGQRPTWAVEAFTDVDQDVRQSMARVRTSPFLAHTDDVRGFVFDVTTGLLREITNK; encoded by the coding sequence ATGTCGATATCTGCCAGCGGCCTCACCGGCCCCGCCGAGCCCGCCGCGACTCCGTCGGAGACCTCCGGAACCGCTTCCGTCACCGACCGGCTCGTCGCGGCCAACCGCAGCTACGCCGCCGACTTCCACGACCCGGGCATGGGCGCCGCGCCCGTGCTGCAGGTGGCGGTCGTCGCCTGTATGGACGCCCGCATCGACCTGCACAAGGCACTCGGCCTGGAACTGGGCGACTGCCACACCATCCGCAACGCCGGCGGGGTGGTCACCGACGACACCATCCGCTCGCTCACCATCAGTCAGCGCGCGCTCGGCACCCGGTCGGTGGTCCTGATCCACCACACCGGCTGCGGCCTGCAGAGCATCACCGAGGACTTCCGCGGCGACCTGGAGCGCGAGGTGGGCCAGCGGCCCACCTGGGCGGTCGAGGCGTTCACCGACGTCGACCAGGACGTCCGGCAGTCGATGGCCCGGGTGCGCACCTCCCCTTTCCTGGCCCACACCGACGACGTGCGCGGCTTCGTCTTCGACGTCACCACCGGGCTGCTGCGGGAAATCACGAACAAGTAA
- a CDS encoding AAA family ATPase, protein MTTIDPRASLSDLTTTADRVRRAVESVIEGKPEVVRIALTVLLAEGHLLIEDVPGVGKTMLSKALARSIDCSVRRIQFTPDLLPSDITGVSVFDQQRRDFEFKPGAIFAQIVVGDEINRASPKTQSALLESMEERQVTVDGTTYELPSPFMVIATQNPVEMEGTYPLPEAQRDRFTARVSIGYPSPDSELKMLEMHGGASPLDDLQPVAHAREIVELIKAVRQVYVSEPVRRYAVTLVGATRNHPDLRLGASPRATLHLVRAARASAALDGRDYVLPDDVQTLAASVLAHRLLPTAQAQLNRRTPEQVVTEIVQRVPVPDPTAGSWPQPGAPGSRSR, encoded by the coding sequence GTGACGACCATTGACCCACGAGCAAGCCTGAGCGACCTCACCACAACCGCGGACAGAGTGCGCCGCGCGGTGGAGAGCGTGATCGAGGGCAAGCCGGAGGTCGTACGCATCGCACTGACCGTTCTGCTGGCCGAGGGGCATCTGCTGATCGAGGACGTGCCGGGCGTCGGCAAGACCATGTTGTCGAAGGCCCTGGCACGTTCGATCGACTGCTCGGTGCGGCGTATCCAGTTCACGCCCGACCTGCTGCCGTCGGACATCACCGGCGTCAGCGTCTTCGACCAGCAGCGGCGCGACTTCGAGTTCAAACCGGGCGCGATCTTCGCGCAGATCGTGGTGGGCGACGAGATCAACCGCGCCTCGCCCAAGACCCAGTCGGCCCTGCTGGAGTCCATGGAGGAGCGGCAGGTCACCGTCGACGGCACCACCTACGAGCTGCCCAGCCCGTTCATGGTGATCGCCACCCAGAACCCGGTGGAGATGGAAGGCACCTACCCGCTGCCCGAGGCGCAGCGGGACCGCTTCACCGCCCGGGTCTCCATCGGCTACCCGAGCCCGGACTCCGAGCTGAAGATGCTCGAGATGCACGGCGGGGCCTCACCCCTGGACGACCTCCAGCCCGTCGCGCACGCCCGCGAGATCGTCGAACTCATCAAGGCGGTACGGCAGGTGTACGTCTCCGAGCCGGTCCGGCGGTACGCGGTCACGCTGGTCGGCGCCACCCGCAACCACCCCGACCTGCGGCTCGGCGCCTCACCGCGCGCCACCTTGCACCTGGTGCGGGCGGCCCGCGCGTCGGCCGCGCTCGACGGACGGGACTACGTGCTGCCCGACGACGTGCAGACGCTGGCCGCCTCGGTGCTGGCGCACCGGCTGCTGCCCACCGCGCAGGCGCAGTTGAACCGGCGGACCCCGGAGCAGGTGGTGACCGAGATCGTACAGCGGGTACCGGTGCCGGACCCGACGGCGGGCAGCTGGCCGCAGCCGGGCGCCCCGGGCAGCCGGAGTCGGTGA
- a CDS encoding DUF58 domain-containing protein gives MPPAPPAAPSAVPAPHSAPAARNGRPAGGFRTALGGLTTRGRSFVAAGVAATACSYVLGQSDLLRVGLLLAALPLVCVAVLYRTRYRVAGSRRLAPSRVPAMSEARVHLRVDNVSRVRTGLLMLQDRVPYVLGPRPRFVLDRVEPGGHREVSYRVRSDLRGRYPLGPLQLRLTDPFGMCELTRSFSAHDTLTVVPSVEPLPPVRLAGESSGYGESRDRALALAGDDDVIPRGYRHGDDLRRVHWRSTAKYGELMVRREEQPNRARCTVLVDTRELAYFGSGPDSAFEWAVSGAASVATHMLERGFAVRLLTDSGTTVPGPEGAGGFHGDSSDMAGVLLDTLAVVEHSTGEELSAAYEVLRSGTEGLLVAFLGDLDLKDAAGVGRMRQRAGAAIAFVLDSDDWLAREPAVRPDQPGGEAPPKAAPEDPDGTRAAIRVLRETGWTVVAVRAGDALPDLWQQADRYRSQEESQQRDRRAAGARP, from the coding sequence ATGCCACCGGCCCCGCCGGCCGCCCCCTCCGCCGTGCCCGCGCCGCACTCGGCCCCCGCCGCGCGCAACGGCCGGCCGGCCGGCGGGTTCCGTACCGCGCTGGGCGGACTCACCACCCGGGGCCGGTCCTTCGTGGCCGCGGGGGTCGCCGCCACGGCGTGCAGTTACGTCCTGGGGCAGTCCGACCTGCTGCGGGTCGGACTGCTGCTCGCGGCGCTGCCGCTGGTGTGCGTCGCGGTCCTGTACCGCACCCGCTACCGGGTCGCCGGCAGCCGCCGGCTGGCGCCCTCCCGGGTGCCGGCGATGTCCGAGGCCCGGGTGCACCTGCGGGTGGACAACGTCTCGCGGGTCCGCACCGGGCTGCTGATGCTCCAGGACCGGGTGCCGTACGTGCTCGGGCCCCGGCCGCGGTTCGTGCTGGACCGGGTGGAGCCCGGCGGGCACCGCGAGGTGTCCTACCGGGTCCGCTCCGACCTGCGTGGCCGCTACCCGCTGGGCCCGCTCCAGCTGCGGCTGACCGACCCGTTCGGCATGTGCGAGCTGACCCGCTCGTTCAGCGCCCACGACACCCTGACCGTGGTGCCCAGCGTGGAGCCGCTGCCCCCGGTGCGGCTGGCCGGCGAGTCGTCCGGGTACGGCGAGAGTCGCGACCGGGCGCTGGCGCTGGCCGGCGACGACGACGTGATCCCGCGCGGCTACCGGCACGGCGACGACCTGCGCCGGGTGCACTGGCGGTCCACCGCCAAGTACGGCGAGCTGATGGTGCGCCGCGAGGAGCAGCCGAACCGGGCCCGCTGCACCGTACTGGTCGACACCCGGGAGCTGGCCTACTTCGGCTCCGGCCCCGACTCGGCCTTCGAGTGGGCGGTCTCCGGTGCCGCCTCGGTCGCCACCCACATGCTGGAGCGCGGCTTCGCGGTGCGGCTGCTGACCGACAGCGGCACCACCGTGCCCGGCCCGGAGGGCGCGGGCGGCTTCCACGGCGACTCCAGCGACATGGCCGGGGTGCTGCTGGACACCCTCGCGGTGGTGGAGCACTCCACCGGCGAGGAGCTGTCGGCGGCGTACGAGGTGCTGCGGTCGGGCACCGAGGGCCTGCTGGTGGCGTTCCTCGGCGATCTGGACCTCAAGGACGCGGCGGGAGTCGGCCGGATGCGGCAGCGGGCCGGCGCCGCGATCGCGTTCGTCCTGGACAGCGACGACTGGCTGGCCCGCGAGCCCGCCGTACGCCCGGACCAGCCGGGCGGCGAGGCGCCGCCCAAGGCCGCGCCCGAGGACCCGGACGGCACCCGGGCCGCGATCCGGGTGCTGCGCGAGACCGGCTGGACGGTGGTGGCCGTACGGGCCGGGGACGCCCTGCCGGACCTGTGGCAGCAGGCGGACCGCTACCGGTCCCAGGAGGAGTCCCAGCAACGGGACCGGCGTGCGGCGGGAGCCAGGCCATGA
- a CDS encoding transglutaminase TgpA family protein: MSGRARLTVCAAAASMMAACSLLPLASPNSWIFRALLCVVLQSGMGAAARRVPLARPLTILAQAVVTLLALTVMFASHQALAGVLPGPTAFRQLGGLVGDGLTDVGDFAIPAPVTPGIRILLVGGVLVVALAVDAIAVTYNSAAPAGLPLLALYSVAAGLADGSAQWLYFLVAAAGYLLLLLAEGRDRLSRWGRVFGGAPPANSWAGGSASPGGGTASAPVRTGRRIGAAALGIALVAPFVLPSLGTGLLDTTGHGSGTGGGGGGGAGAVNLVAALQDNLNQPDDHVVLTYRTDSTDVTGMYLRIAALDKFDGDEWSPSDRDTEDIPQVLPAPQGQAPDVKYRPVTTEVKADNSYRQELLPMPFPALSVRAPGDWRFQPEGRMVIGRAGQTVSGERYTVTSMQLEPTAAQLAAAPPATGRIAEEYTRVPGSLPPVVGQTAKSVTKSAANDYQRALALQRYFTSGQFVYNTEAKAGTGVDAIARFLQTKEGFCVHFAFTMAAMARTLHIPARVAIGFAPGTANSAGTMSVGLKEAHAWPELYFEGIGWTRFEPTPYRGSAPDYTQDTPAATGGGATDVAPHGDTATPEPGTSAAASCAPENRAPTGACAGVAAPGGGTGGGGFRVGWLLLAAVLVLLAVGLLSAPRFWRARVRAGRLGGAPAVAPGAALTAAGAGPGAGPAPPYGGRPGTGASALSAWREVLDTGWDYGVLPDDSETPRKAAARLVREGRLTGAPAESVGALATAVEQALYAPAPRPAAGLATEVHRVRAGLRQSAGRGTRLRAALLPRSSVRLLWSLSSRWAAASDRLTLAGHRLTAPLRRRLTRTGQAPS; this comes from the coding sequence ATGAGCGGACGTGCCCGGCTGACGGTGTGCGCGGCGGCGGCCTCGATGATGGCCGCCTGCTCGCTGCTGCCGCTGGCCAGCCCGAACAGCTGGATTTTCCGCGCGCTGCTGTGCGTGGTGCTCCAGTCCGGGATGGGCGCGGCGGCCCGCCGGGTACCGCTGGCCCGGCCGCTGACCATACTGGCGCAGGCGGTGGTGACCCTGCTGGCGCTGACCGTGATGTTCGCCTCCCACCAGGCACTGGCCGGCGTCCTTCCCGGCCCGACGGCCTTCCGGCAGCTCGGCGGCCTGGTCGGCGACGGCCTGACCGACGTGGGCGACTTCGCCATTCCCGCGCCGGTCACCCCCGGCATCCGCATCCTGCTGGTCGGCGGGGTGCTGGTGGTCGCCCTCGCGGTCGACGCCATAGCGGTCACCTACAACAGCGCCGCCCCGGCCGGGCTGCCGCTGCTGGCGCTGTACTCGGTGGCCGCCGGGCTCGCCGACGGCAGCGCCCAGTGGCTGTACTTCCTGGTCGCGGCGGCCGGCTATCTGCTGCTCCTGCTCGCCGAGGGCCGCGACCGGCTCTCCCGCTGGGGCCGGGTCTTCGGCGGCGCCCCGCCGGCGAACAGCTGGGCCGGCGGCTCCGCCTCACCGGGCGGCGGTACGGCCTCGGCGCCGGTGCGCACCGGGCGCCGGATCGGGGCGGCGGCGCTGGGCATCGCGCTGGTCGCGCCCTTCGTCCTGCCCTCGCTGGGCACCGGCCTGCTGGACACCACCGGGCACGGTTCGGGCACCGGAGGCGGCGGGGGCGGCGGCGCCGGCGCGGTCAACCTGGTGGCGGCCCTGCAGGACAACCTCAACCAGCCCGACGACCACGTGGTGCTGACGTACCGGACCGACTCCACCGACGTGACCGGGATGTACCTGCGGATCGCGGCGCTGGACAAGTTCGACGGCGACGAGTGGTCGCCGTCCGACCGGGACACCGAGGACATCCCGCAGGTGCTGCCGGCCCCGCAGGGCCAGGCGCCGGACGTGAAGTACCGGCCGGTCACCACCGAGGTGAAGGCCGACAACAGCTACCGGCAGGAACTGCTGCCGATGCCGTTCCCGGCGCTGAGCGTGCGGGCGCCGGGCGACTGGCGCTTCCAGCCGGAGGGCCGGATGGTCATCGGTCGGGCCGGCCAGACCGTCTCCGGTGAGCGGTACACGGTGACGAGCATGCAGCTGGAACCGACCGCCGCGCAGCTCGCGGCGGCGCCGCCGGCCACCGGGCGGATCGCCGAGGAGTACACCAGGGTCCCCGGCTCACTGCCGCCGGTGGTCGGGCAGACCGCGAAGTCCGTCACCAAGTCCGCTGCCAACGACTACCAGCGGGCGCTGGCCCTCCAGCGCTACTTCACCTCCGGGCAGTTCGTCTACAACACCGAGGCCAAGGCGGGCACCGGGGTGGACGCCATCGCGCGGTTCCTGCAGACGAAGGAGGGCTTCTGCGTCCACTTCGCCTTCACCATGGCCGCGATGGCGCGCACCCTGCACATACCGGCCAGGGTCGCGATCGGCTTCGCCCCGGGCACGGCGAACTCGGCCGGCACGATGTCGGTGGGCCTCAAAGAGGCACACGCCTGGCCTGAGCTGTACTTCGAGGGCATCGGCTGGACCCGTTTCGAGCCGACGCCGTACCGGGGCTCGGCGCCCGACTACACCCAGGACACCCCGGCCGCGACCGGTGGCGGCGCGACGGACGTGGCGCCGCACGGCGACACCGCGACCCCGGAGCCCGGCACCTCGGCCGCCGCGTCCTGCGCCCCGGAGAACCGGGCGCCGACCGGCGCCTGCGCCGGGGTGGCGGCCCCGGGCGGCGGCACCGGCGGCGGCGGCTTCCGGGTGGGCTGGCTGCTGCTGGCGGCCGTGCTGGTCCTGCTGGCGGTGGGTCTGCTGTCCGCGCCGCGGTTCTGGCGGGCCCGGGTCCGGGCCGGCCGGCTCGGCGGCGCGCCGGCCGTGGCGCCGGGGGCGGCCCTGACCGCCGCCGGCGCGGGGCCGGGCGCGGGCCCCGCGCCACCGTACGGCGGCCGGCCGGGAACCGGGGCGAGCGCGCTGTCCGCCTGGCGTGAGGTGCTGGACACCGGCTGGGACTACGGCGTGCTGCCGGACGACTCGGAGACCCCGCGGAAGGCGGCGGCCCGGCTGGTACGGGAGGGCAGGCTGACCGGCGCCCCGGCGGAGTCGGTGGGGGCGCTGGCGACCGCGGTCGAGCAGGCGCTGTACGCGCCCGCTCCGCGGCCGGCGGCCGGTCTGGCGACGGAGGTCCACCGGGTGCGGGCCGGCCTGCGGCAGTCCGCGGGCCGCGGCACCCGGCTGCGGGCCGCGCTGCTGCCCCGGTCCTCCGTGCGGCTGCTGTGGTCGCTGTCATCCCGCTGGGCGGCGGCCTCCGACCGGCTCACTCTGGCCGGCCACCGCCTCACCGCCCCGCTCCGGCGCCGACTGACCCGAACCGGCCAGGCGCCGTCCTAG